In Propionispora hippei DSM 15287, the sequence CGCTTGCGCCAAGCCAGATGCCGAGCACATCCTTTTTGCCGTCCAGATCGGTGCCGATGGCGACGTAAGCTGCTTTTTTGGTGACGATCCCGTTGTCCCGGACGCTATAATGCACAGCATCCAGAATCATCATGGCGTAGATGCTCTGTAGCGGCCGTTCCTGCCATTCCTTGATAAGTGGCAGAATTTTGTCGGTTATCTTGGAAACACGACTGTCATCCACGTCGATGCCATACATCTCCCGCATGGTTCTTTGGATGTCGCGGGTAGAGATGCCCTGAGAGTACAAAAAGATGACTTTGTCCTCTATAGAGGAAACGTCGGTCTGATGCTTTTTGACAAGCTGCGGCGAATATTCGCCCTGACGGTCGCGCGGAACCTTGATCTCCATTTCTCCGGTGCTGCTCTGCACGGTCTTTTGGGAATACCCGTTTCGGCTGTTGTCCGTTTGCTTGTTTTTGTAGTCGTATTTTGAATAGCCAAGCTCGCTGTCAAGCTCTGCGTCAAGTGCCGCCTGTATCGTTTCGGCGGTCAGCATTTTCACAAATTCGTGAACATCATTCATATCCTTGATCCCATATTCCTCGATCATTTGCCGCAGCTTGCTTTTTTCTTTCCCTGCCATAACAAAACCTCCATTGTTGTCATTTTTATCTTACCTGACAATGGAGGTTTACACAATTTTTTCTGCACTACCGATTGCAATGACTAAAGATGTTGTTTTTACAGTGGCTAAATGGTTTGAAAGGTGAATTTATTTGATTGGGAAGTTACATCTTTGGCTCAGATGACTTTCGCAATCAATTGAACAAGATTAAAATAATTTCCTCCCTCAGCCTCCATCATTTTGATGTCCTCAGCGACAATGGGATGATAACCGGTCTGCCATTCTTTCCATGCCTGCCTGCAAGAGGCCATTTCGCGGCTGTCTACCATTTCAATGCCCTCGGCTCTTTTCCACAAATCTTCCCACCAAGCAACAGAGTGCAGGGTTCTTTCCATCTCGCTATTCCAAAATGGTTGCATAGCAGCGGGAACATTTTTCCCGAATTCGTATTTTAAGCCGGGAATCGCTACTGCAATATAGCCTCCCTTTTTTACATATGGAATGAGCGAAGGGAGCATTTCTGCAGTATCACCGAAATAATGGTAAGCGTCCACGGTAAATAACAGGTCAAAATATCTGTTTGCGAAAGGCAATCCTTTGGTCGCGTCTACTGAAATTGGAACGGCTTTATTATCAATCCCGGTAGATTTGAAACGCTCATAGTTTTCAGTCGGTGAAATCCACAAGTCGGCGGCGAAAACTTTTGCGCCGTATTTTTGTGTCAGCAAGAGTGTAGATAGACCACACCCACAACCGAGGTCAAGTATACGCATATTCTCATTGACGTTTAGATATGATGCTAATTCTTCTGCTACTCGCATGGCATTAGGCCCCATCATGGCAG encodes:
- a CDS encoding IS256 family transposase, whose protein sequence is MAGKEKSKLRQMIEEYGIKDMNDVHEFVKMLTAETIQAALDAELDSELGYSKYDYKNKQTDNSRNGYSQKTVQSSTGEMEIKVPRDRQGEYSPQLVKKHQTDVSSIEDKVIFLYSQGISTRDIQRTMREMYGIDVDDSRVSKITDKILPLIKEWQERPLQSIYAMMILDAVHYSVRDNGIVTKKAAYVAIGTDLDGKKDVLGIWLGAS
- a CDS encoding SAM-dependent methyltransferase, whose amino-acid sequence is MYTFTDQFISSQNNMEFLKAAMMGPNAMRVAEELASYLNVNENMRILDLGCGCGLSTLLLTQKYGAKVFAADLWISPTENYERFKSTGIDNKAVPISVDATKGLPFANRYFDLLFTVDAYHYFGDTAEMLPSLIPYVKKGGYIAVAIPGLKYEFGKNVPAAMQPFWNSEMERTLHSVAWWEDLWKRAEGIEMVDSREMASCRQAWKEWQTGYHPIVAEDIKMMEAEGGNYFNLVQLIAKVI